The genomic window gtaaggactcagaattgatggaggttgtaactgagattgctttctctatcgttctcctcgcgagtaaacctgttctggttgtcttctcctcttcattccagcgagtgatttaatgtctaatcgtatttagacctaatatttaattggtccttcgagccggatgccaatacacctgaggattccagcTGGCGGCAGGGGAGATCCAGAAAGACCGCGCGCCGCAGGACCTCCCTAGGTGGGGTCCTAGAATCCTTTTcaagggctggctggctgctcgtcagctgggatctaaaggttgaaggcagtccgaggtgcagaggtgaagagaaccagagggtgagtttgttttttttataaaagaaatgagcggccgagggctcgtcgtgccctataaaagtcctaggacagaacggaccgttctaaaggtaccaaaacggagaggtccgtttaaataaaagttacacaacGGAGATGTAACAAACCGGTTAAATAAAAGGACAGAGGTGTCCAACGGAGAAATCCGTTTAAAAAGGTCAGCGGAGTCCGCGTGATGCCGAAAATTCCGTAATACTGAGTGAgatgtgcacacgcagcggccactctctgtcccgttcggtgttttgtgagtgtttactgagtgtttgtccggcagttttgtgtatgttcgtctcgtgtgatacgtcgtgctactagtgcggcgggcatgttctgctcaacatcggcggaagtgggttttatggcgttctggactttggtgcggagagattaagggcgctcggactgcttcgtcatggagcgacgccggactggcctgctcttcctcccccggttggactgcgtcgtgagctcggactgctccgtcctggagcattgttgggatgcgtcggcagcggaagaggggccagcgcggagacatcgggccaggcttgcggccaccccacctcgcccagccgtgccttccattctactggcgtacgttcgttcgcgggacgacaagatgggttgcgttcgcctgataagatccacgaaccggacagtgcgtgcctgctgtgtgctcgtgttcacagtggcctggttgactgtcatctttccggactctgctgtggatcgggagcggctagcgtgctatcactcttattgttcatcttcttgttttatttttcctgtgttgtttacttgtatgtgcgttgtgaactctgtcttgttaccctgggatagtgagaaacgtaatttcgatcgctttgtgtgtcttgacatgcggagctattgacaataaaggagactttgactttgactttgagagtgtgaatgggaatacgtatcactagatccagtattccatattaaagcagtggggaacacataacgtggttctgtggacgcaataggcaaggattctccaccagaacgctggtagaagtgagaatcaccacaggatcttttcgttatcccactggaaacacccgactttagaaacccctatggttttacagttgggaccaaattgattaaaatgggaaaCGGGAAGAGTAAAATCAATATCTatagatcaggggtcaccaacacggtgcccgcgggcaccaggtagcccctcgcacggggggtgctatggctgtgggcgaggcagggaaagtgtgagtttctcagagaatgtttgaagcagggtgatgcttaagatgtgacaacattagcatgaaggataaaaggcactgatgagaaaaaaaaggtgtaaccaaaacgtcaaaatagaggatgacgtttgcgcagcgttgtttgttggtattgtttgtgagctgtgtctctgctgttattgtgttgtctgtgtgctgtcagtgttatgtgttaaaaggatgaaattggctaatatacgtaggtgcacaaaagaatttattagactgtagtctatctgatttgcaccgcaaaacaaaatcaattttgaaaaaataggaagtaaagaaaagcaagcaatttgtttatgggcagaaactggtccacactgcattaatgcctagccttgatgaaacaaaatttgagagatggaaagaacttgctttctggaattggatgaagaaaaattatgtaataacgacattttaaagctaaatttaaaatttgagaataagagagcgattgagctaccgtatttgccggtgtattggtcgacctttttcgatccaaaatcgaccgaaaaaaatcgacctcgacttatacaccgagtcataaaatttaacttcgtattcatcgcttcaaatgtgatggtaaccaaggccgtttctcatgcatctcattgtgcggtgcacttagaaaatttgaaccgggcggcgtgcgcgagtgcgcggcccgctggaagtccaatgaggcgccgcgatctcctgcgcggtgcttataaagtgccgatccgctcggcttggagctatttccgacctcccgttggtgccgggcggcgtgcgcgagctcgccggccgcgatctcctgcgcggtgcttataaagtgccgatccgctcggcttggagctatttccgacctcccgttggtgccgggcggcgtgcgcgagctcgccggccgcgatctcctgcgcggtgcttataaagtgccgatccgctcggcttggagctatttccgacctcccgttggtgccgggcggcgtgcgcgagctcgccggccgcgatctcctgcgcggtgcttataaagtgccgatccgctcggcttggagctatttccgacctcccgttggtgccgggcggcgtgcgcgagctcgccggccgcgatctcctgcgcggtgcttataaagtgccgatccgctcggcttggagctatttccgacctcccgttggtgccgggcggcgtgcgcgagctcgccggccgcgatctcctgcgcggtgcttataaagtgccgatccgctcggcttggagctatttccgacctcccgttggtgccgggcggcgtgcgcgagctcgccggccgcgatctcctccgcggtgcttataaacagccgcatgcgcacggcctcccggaatttgaacacatttcgtcaataaatttcgcatagtgaattttgaagtttaatataatgcaacaattgagctcgacttatacaaaggatatatcataaaatcgtaaatttccgtcgaattttagggggtcgacttatacaccgagtcgacctgtacaccggcaaatacggtagttaaaGTTGAGacacaacaacaattaactattatattaattcactggcagttattttgttgatttttttccgattagtggattggtttgtcactttgagaaagaaagaattccgatacaaatgggcagcaatattatctgcccgtacaaatgaaccgatacatatgggcagcaatattgagccatgaagttgtcacgtgatgttgacacatggctcaacaggggggatgaaagggaagttcagtcggctttatacaacatatggatttgattcatattcaaaacatttataaaaaaaaaaaaaaaaaaaattgtagagcttgttaaccatgtgctaaactcaatccacagggttataatgcctggtcataatagatgcattctcaaaatggattgaattggcttcaaaataaacactgaatgccttaacagtggcaaaaatgttatgtaacgaaataatactttggcaacaacagctgtagaagttaaaaaatgaaattaatctctctaaaatgaatgtttgggctcggtggcgcactgggtagcacgtctgcctcacagttaggagggtgcgggtttgattccacctccggccctccctgtgtggcacGGCAGAGCAATGTTACAACATCACAGAGGTAGGACTTTAACGATGCCGCTTCTCCATTAGACAGTGAGAAATTGAGATGAAGCTTTGTGGTTGTGGTgcttttatgtttgtttttacaaatCAGGGTCGCGGGATCTTTGCTAGCGGGAGTCCGTTTAACAAGGTGACGCTGGTCGACGGACGCTCGTTTTACCCCGGCCAGGGAAACAACGCCTACGTGTTCCCTGGGGTGGCACTaggcccttcctgtatcctcactgtcaaagaaaacaacaactttagtcggcttctcgggacaaccacgtactctgccttttaccaaaccacttgaaactgtgatcacccggacagggtgtagactgtggcacaaatacatccattccacagacactccgatcaatttgatgggaagggacttgctgtcagccgttcaagccagaattctgtgtgggccagagggagtgattattcaatttccagatggcgtcagcatccagtgctcacagcagctacaacaacatggtcagtggctgatggcgcccctaccggcagaagcagaaactgcaaccatctactgggccaggctggagccagagacccttgctggtggcggtgtgttctcgacctacctactgtggaagccttggatctgctcactgacgccataccacccacctgttgatcctttgcattgcacgcTATATTATGatcgaaaaagtgatgatgtatatcgggatttgtttgaagaaattgaagggcacatgtgggatttaacttcatcatgcattttgattggtaaagagggagtcgcagcggcaactgaattgacatatgaacaaatgcagtggttcaaaatgacagagaaaggggtgccacacatttcgctggctcttgccccaggacacgaggccagacaattgggctcaatggtcaagcagttgttgcaacagaccgattggcggaaaactcacattcctaatttgtactggtctgagtctcagaatgcataccaaattaaacaaaccATGgtagacacaggattgctggaaatgatgttggtgtcccgcacacacggtagggagttaactgatcatgaggacgctgaggtaatgctggcggccttgcccgacacactgtggtcccagggtccatttgatgtcgggttttgtcattcggtggcccctattgatctccaaatggatgagacgcagcctatcaaacggcctcaatatcgttggccgaaagaggcggaccaaggcatggaagacactctgtgtggcctctgggacgcaggggtgttggaagtgtcgtGTTCCGAATGGAATACCCCGCTGAGGCCAGTGCGGAAAGCAGATGGGAAAACATGGCGCATGGCACATGATCTGAGAGCAGTAAATGATGTCACCATCACTCCTGTTCTTCCCGTGCCGGACCCACACCGGATCCTAGCGTCATTGAACCCTGCCTATCAGTGGTTCACAGTGATTGATTTGGCCAATGCCTTCTTCTGCCTTCCGCTTTCCCCCTCAGTGCGGCACGTGTTCGCATTCACCTACAATGGAGTGAAACTGCAATACACTCGCATGCCGCAGGGATTCAAAAACTCGCCAGGTTTGTTCAATCAGGTCCTCAAGGAACTCCTTGAACCATGCCAAATGCCGGATGGCACTTTATTGTTGCAGTATGTTGATGATCTGTTGATTGCAGCAAAAGACGAGCAGGCGTGTCTTGCAGGAACAAAGAAAGTGTTGTTGTGGTTAGGAGAGAAAGGGTTCAAGGTGTCAAGGAAGAAACTGCAATGCTGTCGCCAACAGGTCACTTTTCTAGGTCGAGTGTTGACCCCTAGCGGCCTCGCCATGTCGCCTGAGCATAGAAACTCCATTCTCCGTCATCCACGGCCCACCACTGTCCAGGAGATGCTATCATTCCTGGGGTTATGCGGCTATAGCAGACATTACATACCCTGCTTTGCCGACAAAACCGGTGTCCTCCGAGCCCTGATCCGCGAACAGGGGGCCAGGAATCTCAAGGCTTGCCTGGTTTGGACACCGGAGGCTGCCGAGGTCTTTGTGTCACTGGTGCAGGAGCTGGCCTCTGCTGCGGCTTTGGCCACTCCTGATTACACCCTGCCCTTCCATTTAGATGTCTCCGTTTCAGGAAAAGTTGTGAATGGAGCTCTGTACCAGAAAATGCAGCATGGACGTGCAGTGCTGATGTATTGCAGCGTCCCCTTGGACAACATTGAGCAACGACAACCCGACTGTTCCAGATATGCTGCTGGTCTGGCGAAGATCTTACTCAAAACAGCCCACACGGTCATGGGACATCCCATCTATGTGTTAACTGATCATGCGGTATCCTCATTTGTCGCGTCGGCGGCATTCACGTTGACTCCGCTGCGACAAACACGGTTGTTGAAAATATTGACTGCTCCAAATGTCAACTATGTCCATTCCGGAGTGAACATGGCAGATCAATTGTTGGTGGGTCCACATGAGTGTGCATTAAAGGTCCAGACAGTGACAAAAGTCCGACCTGACCTCTATTCCACTCCGCTCGGGCACGGTCGGGTGGTGTTCACTGATGGCTGCTGTTGGAGAGACAAAGAGGGCTCCCTCCATGCGGCCGCGGCTGCGGTCGAGTGGAGGGATGGTTCCTTCCAGCCTCTTAAAGTGATGAAGCTCACCACCCGCCCATCAGCCCAGGCGGCAGAAGTCTTTGCCTTGGTGTTAGCCTTGCGGCAGTGTAAGGGGGAAGCCGTGACCATCTATTCTGACTCTGCCTATGCGGTGTCGGCGGCCTTAATCGATCTGGTAGGGTGGCTACAGAACGGGTTCACAACGGCCAGAGGCCCGGAGATTGCACACAAGGACTTGATGTTGCAGCTGTTTGAGGCGTTGAAATACCCAAGCGAGGTGGCCGTTGTCAAAGTGCCTGGTCACTCTAAAGCTGACACCCTAGTGGCCAGGGGAAACCAAGCGGCTGATGAATTGGCCAAACAGACGGCCGGGTACGGCGGGGCAGCGGACATGATGGTGTCCCGCGGTCCAGTGATTGTGGACGGGGAACACCCCGACTCCTGTTTGCCTCTGTCGCTTTCACATGCCGATCTGTGTGCCGCCCAGGATGCCACGTCCCCGCAACAAAAATCAGTCTGGCTGGCAGCAAAGGCTGTCAAACGATCAGATGGCTTGTGGGTAGGACCCAAAGGCCAGCCCGCTCTTCCGGAAGGAAGGCTAATGGCGGAGGTCCTGGCACAAGCACACACCATGTGGGCCACCATGCCATGATGATCCATCTCCGGAGTTGGTGGCATCCCAGACTCTCGGACGTGGTCTGGAATTTCGTTGCGAATTGTGAGTCCTGCCAGACGTTCAATGCACGCCCTACGTTGAAGCCAAAGCCCGGCCTGTTTCAGCCGGCCCCGTGGCCGGGGGCAGAGGTGATCATTGATTTTACCGACATGAGTACAAGAGTGAATGG from Syngnathus scovelli strain Florida chromosome 8, RoL_Ssco_1.2, whole genome shotgun sequence includes these protein-coding regions:
- the LOC125973997 gene encoding endogenous retrovirus group K member 11 Pol protein, with the protein product MGRDLLSAVQARILCGPEGVIIQFPDGVSIQCSQQLQQHGQWLMAPLPAEAETATIYWARLEPETLAGGGVFSTYLLWKPWICSLTPYHPPVDPLHCTLYYDRKSDDVYRDLFEEIEGHMWDLTSSCILIGKEGVAAATELTYEQMQWFKMTEKGVPHISLALAPGHEARQLGSMVKQLLQQTDWRKTHIPNLYWSESQNAYQIKQTMVDTGLLEMMLVSRTHGRELTDHEDAEVMLAALPDTLWSQGPFDVGFCHSVAPIDLQMDETQPIKRPQYRWPKEADQGMEDTLCGLWDAGVLEVSCSEWNTPLRPVRKADGKTWRMAHDLRAVNDVTITPVLPVPDPHRILASLNPAYQWFTVIDLANAFFCLPLSPSVRHVFAFTYNGVKLQYTRMPQGFKNSPGLFNQVLKELLEPCQMPDGTLLLQYVDDLLIAAKDEQACLAGTKKVLLWLGEKGFKVSRKKLQCCRQQVTFLGRVLTPSGLAMSPEHRNSILRHPRPTTVQEMLSFLGLCGYSRHYIPCFADKTGVLRALIREQGARNLKACLVWTPEAAEVFVSLVQELASAAALATPDYTLPFHLDVSVSGKVVNGALYQKMQHGRAVLMYCSVPLDNIEQRQPDCSRYAAGLAKILLKTAHTVMGHPIYVLTDHAVSSFVASAAFTLTPLRQTRLLKILTAPNVNYVHSGVNMADQLLVGPHECALKVQTVTKVRPDLYSTPLGHGRVVFTDGCCWRDKEGSLHAAAAAVEWRDGSFQPLKVMKLTTRPSAQAAEVFALVLALRQCKGEAVTIYSDSAYAVSAALIDLVGWLQNGFTTARGPEIAHKDLMLQLFEALKYPSEVAVVKVPGHSKADTLVARGNQAADELAKQTAGYGGAADMMVSRGPVIVDGEHPDSCLPLSLSHADLCAAQDATSPQQKSVWLAAKAVKRSDGLWVGPKGQPALPEGRLMAEVLAQAHTMWATMP